From a single Callithrix jacchus isolate 240 chromosome 5, calJac240_pri, whole genome shotgun sequence genomic region:
- the SPINT4 gene encoding kunitz-type protease inhibitor 4 produces MKSAKLGFVLALFIFCSLNTLLLGGINNVVEKMCGDLKDPCKLEMIAGSCYEIHFRYFYNKTSKRCESFVFSGCNGNLNNFKLKIECELACVGKIKPKSREDVNS; encoded by the exons ATGAAGTCTGCCAAGCTGGGATTTGTTCTAGCACTCTTCATCTTCTGCTCACTGAATACCCTATTACTGGGTGGTATTAATAACGTTGTTGAGAAGATGTGTGGAGACCTCAAAG ATCCCTGCAAATTGGAAATGATCGCTGGAAGCTGCTATGAAATTCACTTCAGATACTTCTACAACAAAACCTCCAAACGATGTGAAAGTTTTGTCTTCTCTGGCTGTAATGGCAACCTTAACAACTTCAAGCTGAAAATAGAATGTGAACTAGCCTGTGTTGGAAAAATCAAACCAAA GAGTCGAGAAGATGTGAACTCATGA
- the WFDC3 gene encoding WAP four-disulfide core domain protein 3 isoform X3, translating to MGWGCRNLTRWSSPEVPLALSQSIIMMLSCLFLLALGSLESWITTGEHGRKRDCPRVIRKQSCLKRCITDETCPGVKKCCTFGCSRSCVVPISKQKLDFPEPAVCNHTYLFLLRGTGPVLLWFPVTSLIACHLSLKKLEINTKTNESCISGLQCFGSIAEFVGECPANPLPCEELCDGDASCPQGHKCCSTGCGRTCLGDIEGGRDGNCPKVLVGLCIVGCVMDENCQAGEKCCKSGCGRFCAPPVLPPKLTMNPNWTVRSDSELKIPVP from the exons CATCATCATGATGTTAAGCTGCCTCTTTCTTCTTGCTCTTGGGTCCCTGGAATCCTGGATAACTACAGGAGAACATG GGAGGAAAAGAGATTGCCCTAGGGTTATTCGGAAACAATCCTGCTTGAAACGGTGCATCACTGATGAGACATGTCCAGGTGTAAAGAAATGCTGCACGTTTGGCTGCAGCAGGAGCTGTGTAGTCCCAATCTCTAAACAGAAGCTGG ACTTCCCAGAGCCAGCTGTATGCAATCATACTTACCTGTTCCTACTCAGAGGCACTGGGCCAGTCTTGCTGTGGTTTCCTGTGACATCTTTAATTGCCTGTCACCTTTCTCTTAAGAAACTTGAAATAAACACTAAGACGAATGAGTCATG CATCTCTGGGCTCCAGTGCTTTGGTTCTATAGCAGAGTTTGTTGGTGAATGTCCTGCCAACCCCCTTCCGTGTGAGGAGCTGTGTGATGGGGATGCATCCTGTCCCCAGGGGCATAAATGCTGCAGCACCGGCTGTGGTCGCACCTGCCTTGGAGACATTGAGGGAG GGCGGGACGGTAATTGTCCGAAAGTTCTGGTGGGCCTGTGCATTGTCGGCTGTGTGATGGATGAGAATTGTCAAGCTGGAGAAAAGTGTTGCAAGTCAGGCTGTGGCCGCTTCTGTGCCCCACCAGTCCTCCCCCCAAAACTGACCATGAACCCCAACTGGACTGTGAGATCTGATTCTGAATTAA AGATCCCGGTGCCCTAG
- the WFDC3 gene encoding WAP four-disulfide core domain protein 3 isoform X4: MGWGCRNLTRWSSPEVPLALSQSIIMMLSCLFLLALGSLESWITTGEHVKEGECPPDKNPCKELCQGDASCPAGQKCCTTGCGWICRDIPKGRKRDCPRVIRKQSCLKRCITDETCPGVKKCCTFGCSRSCVVPISKQKLAEFVGECPANPLPCEELCDGDASCPQGHKCCSTGCGRTCLGDIEGGRDGNCPKVLVGLCIVGCVMDENCQAGEKCCKSGCGRFCAPPVLPPKLTMNPNWTVRSDSELKIPVP; the protein is encoded by the exons CATCATCATGATGTTAAGCTGCCTCTTTCTTCTTGCTCTTGGGTCCCTGGAATCCTGGATAACTACAGGAGAACATG TGAAAGAGGGAGAATGCCCTCCTGATAAGAACCCATGCAAAGAGCTGTGCCAGGGTGATGCATCATGTCCGGCTGGGCAGAAGTGCTGCACCACAGGCTGTGGTTGGATCTGCCGAGACATTCCCAAGG GGAGGAAAAGAGATTGCCCTAGGGTTATTCGGAAACAATCCTGCTTGAAACGGTGCATCACTGATGAGACATGTCCAGGTGTAAAGAAATGCTGCACGTTTGGCTGCAGCAGGAGCTGTGTAGTCCCAATCTCTAAACAGAAGCTGG CAGAGTTTGTTGGTGAATGTCCTGCCAACCCCCTTCCGTGTGAGGAGCTGTGTGATGGGGATGCATCCTGTCCCCAGGGGCATAAATGCTGCAGCACCGGCTGTGGTCGCACCTGCCTTGGAGACATTGAGGGAG GGCGGGACGGTAATTGTCCGAAAGTTCTGGTGGGCCTGTGCATTGTCGGCTGTGTGATGGATGAGAATTGTCAAGCTGGAGAAAAGTGTTGCAAGTCAGGCTGTGGCCGCTTCTGTGCCCCACCAGTCCTCCCCCCAAAACTGACCATGAACCCCAACTGGACTGTGAGATCTGATTCTGAATTAA AGATCCCGGTGCCCTAG
- the WFDC3 gene encoding WAP four-disulfide core domain protein 3 isoform X1, whose amino-acid sequence MGWGCRNLTRWSSPEVPLALSQSIIMMLSCLFLLALGSLESWITTGEHVKEGECPPDKNPCKELCQGDASCPAGQKCCTTGCGWICRDIPKGRKRDCPRVIRKQSCLKRCITDETCPGVKKCCTFGCSRSCVVPISKQKLDFPEPAVCNHTYLFLLRGTGPVLLWFPVTSLIACHLSLKKLEINTKTNESCISGLQCFGSIAEFVGECPANPLPCEELCDGDASCPQGHKCCSTGCGRTCLGDIEGGRDGNCPKVLVGLCIVGCVMDENCQAGEKCCKSGCGRFCAPPVLPPKLTMNPNWTVRSDSELKIPVP is encoded by the exons CATCATCATGATGTTAAGCTGCCTCTTTCTTCTTGCTCTTGGGTCCCTGGAATCCTGGATAACTACAGGAGAACATG TGAAAGAGGGAGAATGCCCTCCTGATAAGAACCCATGCAAAGAGCTGTGCCAGGGTGATGCATCATGTCCGGCTGGGCAGAAGTGCTGCACCACAGGCTGTGGTTGGATCTGCCGAGACATTCCCAAGG GGAGGAAAAGAGATTGCCCTAGGGTTATTCGGAAACAATCCTGCTTGAAACGGTGCATCACTGATGAGACATGTCCAGGTGTAAAGAAATGCTGCACGTTTGGCTGCAGCAGGAGCTGTGTAGTCCCAATCTCTAAACAGAAGCTGG ACTTCCCAGAGCCAGCTGTATGCAATCATACTTACCTGTTCCTACTCAGAGGCACTGGGCCAGTCTTGCTGTGGTTTCCTGTGACATCTTTAATTGCCTGTCACCTTTCTCTTAAGAAACTTGAAATAAACACTAAGACGAATGAGTCATG CATCTCTGGGCTCCAGTGCTTTGGTTCTATAGCAGAGTTTGTTGGTGAATGTCCTGCCAACCCCCTTCCGTGTGAGGAGCTGTGTGATGGGGATGCATCCTGTCCCCAGGGGCATAAATGCTGCAGCACCGGCTGTGGTCGCACCTGCCTTGGAGACATTGAGGGAG GGCGGGACGGTAATTGTCCGAAAGTTCTGGTGGGCCTGTGCATTGTCGGCTGTGTGATGGATGAGAATTGTCAAGCTGGAGAAAAGTGTTGCAAGTCAGGCTGTGGCCGCTTCTGTGCCCCACCAGTCCTCCCCCCAAAACTGACCATGAACCCCAACTGGACTGTGAGATCTGATTCTGAATTAA AGATCCCGGTGCCCTAG
- the WFDC3 gene encoding WAP four-disulfide core domain protein 3 isoform X2 yields the protein MMLSCLFLLALGSLESWITTGEHVKEGECPPDKNPCKELCQGDASCPAGQKCCTTGCGWICRDIPKGRKRDCPRVIRKQSCLKRCITDETCPGVKKCCTFGCSRSCVVPISKQKLDFPEPAVCNHTYLFLLRGTGPVLLWFPVTSLIACHLSLKKLEINTKTNESCISGLQCFGSIAEFVGECPANPLPCEELCDGDASCPQGHKCCSTGCGRTCLGDIEGGRDGNCPKVLVGLCIVGCVMDENCQAGEKCCKSGCGRFCAPPVLPPKLTMNPNWTVRSDSELKIPVP from the exons ATGATGTTAAGCTGCCTCTTTCTTCTTGCTCTTGGGTCCCTGGAATCCTGGATAACTACAGGAGAACATG TGAAAGAGGGAGAATGCCCTCCTGATAAGAACCCATGCAAAGAGCTGTGCCAGGGTGATGCATCATGTCCGGCTGGGCAGAAGTGCTGCACCACAGGCTGTGGTTGGATCTGCCGAGACATTCCCAAGG GGAGGAAAAGAGATTGCCCTAGGGTTATTCGGAAACAATCCTGCTTGAAACGGTGCATCACTGATGAGACATGTCCAGGTGTAAAGAAATGCTGCACGTTTGGCTGCAGCAGGAGCTGTGTAGTCCCAATCTCTAAACAGAAGCTGG ACTTCCCAGAGCCAGCTGTATGCAATCATACTTACCTGTTCCTACTCAGAGGCACTGGGCCAGTCTTGCTGTGGTTTCCTGTGACATCTTTAATTGCCTGTCACCTTTCTCTTAAGAAACTTGAAATAAACACTAAGACGAATGAGTCATG CATCTCTGGGCTCCAGTGCTTTGGTTCTATAGCAGAGTTTGTTGGTGAATGTCCTGCCAACCCCCTTCCGTGTGAGGAGCTGTGTGATGGGGATGCATCCTGTCCCCAGGGGCATAAATGCTGCAGCACCGGCTGTGGTCGCACCTGCCTTGGAGACATTGAGGGAG GGCGGGACGGTAATTGTCCGAAAGTTCTGGTGGGCCTGTGCATTGTCGGCTGTGTGATGGATGAGAATTGTCAAGCTGGAGAAAAGTGTTGCAAGTCAGGCTGTGGCCGCTTCTGTGCCCCACCAGTCCTCCCCCCAAAACTGACCATGAACCCCAACTGGACTGTGAGATCTGATTCTGAATTAA AGATCCCGGTGCCCTAG
- the WFDC3 gene encoding WAP four-disulfide core domain protein 3 isoform X6, with the protein MMLSCLFLLALGSLESWITTGEHGRKRDCPRVIRKQSCLKRCITDETCPGVKKCCTFGCSRSCVVPISKQKLDFPEPAVCNHTYLFLLRGTGPVLLWFPVTSLIACHLSLKKLEINTKTNESCISGLQCFGSIAEFVGECPANPLPCEELCDGDASCPQGHKCCSTGCGRTCLGDIEGGRDGNCPKVLVGLCIVGCVMDENCQAGEKCCKSGCGRFCAPPVLPPKLTMNPNWTVRSDSELKIPVP; encoded by the exons ATGATGTTAAGCTGCCTCTTTCTTCTTGCTCTTGGGTCCCTGGAATCCTGGATAACTACAGGAGAACATG GGAGGAAAAGAGATTGCCCTAGGGTTATTCGGAAACAATCCTGCTTGAAACGGTGCATCACTGATGAGACATGTCCAGGTGTAAAGAAATGCTGCACGTTTGGCTGCAGCAGGAGCTGTGTAGTCCCAATCTCTAAACAGAAGCTGG ACTTCCCAGAGCCAGCTGTATGCAATCATACTTACCTGTTCCTACTCAGAGGCACTGGGCCAGTCTTGCTGTGGTTTCCTGTGACATCTTTAATTGCCTGTCACCTTTCTCTTAAGAAACTTGAAATAAACACTAAGACGAATGAGTCATG CATCTCTGGGCTCCAGTGCTTTGGTTCTATAGCAGAGTTTGTTGGTGAATGTCCTGCCAACCCCCTTCCGTGTGAGGAGCTGTGTGATGGGGATGCATCCTGTCCCCAGGGGCATAAATGCTGCAGCACCGGCTGTGGTCGCACCTGCCTTGGAGACATTGAGGGAG GGCGGGACGGTAATTGTCCGAAAGTTCTGGTGGGCCTGTGCATTGTCGGCTGTGTGATGGATGAGAATTGTCAAGCTGGAGAAAAGTGTTGCAAGTCAGGCTGTGGCCGCTTCTGTGCCCCACCAGTCCTCCCCCCAAAACTGACCATGAACCCCAACTGGACTGTGAGATCTGATTCTGAATTAA AGATCCCGGTGCCCTAG
- the WFDC3 gene encoding WAP four-disulfide core domain protein 3 isoform X5 translates to MGWGCRNLTRWSSPEVPLALSQSIIMMLSCLFLLALGSLESWITTGEHVKEGECPPDKNPCKELCQGDASCPAGQKCCTTGCGWICRDIPKGRKRDCPRVIRKQSCLKRCITDETCPGVKKCCTFGCSRSCVVPISKQKLEFVGECPANPLPCEELCDGDASCPQGHKCCSTGCGRTCLGDIEGGRDGNCPKVLVGLCIVGCVMDENCQAGEKCCKSGCGRFCAPPVLPPKLTMNPNWTVRSDSELKIPVP, encoded by the exons CATCATCATGATGTTAAGCTGCCTCTTTCTTCTTGCTCTTGGGTCCCTGGAATCCTGGATAACTACAGGAGAACATG TGAAAGAGGGAGAATGCCCTCCTGATAAGAACCCATGCAAAGAGCTGTGCCAGGGTGATGCATCATGTCCGGCTGGGCAGAAGTGCTGCACCACAGGCTGTGGTTGGATCTGCCGAGACATTCCCAAGG GGAGGAAAAGAGATTGCCCTAGGGTTATTCGGAAACAATCCTGCTTGAAACGGTGCATCACTGATGAGACATGTCCAGGTGTAAAGAAATGCTGCACGTTTGGCTGCAGCAGGAGCTGTGTAGTCCCAATCTCTAAACAGAAGCTGG AGTTTGTTGGTGAATGTCCTGCCAACCCCCTTCCGTGTGAGGAGCTGTGTGATGGGGATGCATCCTGTCCCCAGGGGCATAAATGCTGCAGCACCGGCTGTGGTCGCACCTGCCTTGGAGACATTGAGGGAG GGCGGGACGGTAATTGTCCGAAAGTTCTGGTGGGCCTGTGCATTGTCGGCTGTGTGATGGATGAGAATTGTCAAGCTGGAGAAAAGTGTTGCAAGTCAGGCTGTGGCCGCTTCTGTGCCCCACCAGTCCTCCCCCCAAAACTGACCATGAACCCCAACTGGACTGTGAGATCTGATTCTGAATTAA AGATCCCGGTGCCCTAG